The following proteins are co-located in the Microplitis demolitor isolate Queensland-Clemson2020A chromosome 5, iyMicDemo2.1a, whole genome shotgun sequence genome:
- the LOC103572050 gene encoding PDZ domain-containing protein GIPC3, which produces MPLFKSKTMSKSPVAQEKTTGNGAHNHEGHKTVSSSSSSNNNINGTGKRDKFGHQDQTESTDDNQNSSKTHLVFRCQLAHGSPTGFISGFKNVRELYQKIAECYDIPTSEILFCTLNTPKVEMSELLGGQIGLDDFIFAHRKSRPKEIELIKTEDALGLTITDNGAGYAFIKRIKEGSVIDKIKVIQVGDHIERINSENLVGRRHYEVAKMLKEIPKGSTFTLRLIEPQRSGFGSIGPRGDIKKGKKSGYGSGKETLRFKADGSTQIQQVDDSSTIGVEKINDILESFMGINDNELATQIWELSEGKSNSMDFAEAIDNSDLEAFGFSDDFVIELWGAITDARSGRF; this is translated from the exons ATGccattatttaaatccaagACAATGTCAAAGAGTCCTGTTGCACAAGAGAAGACTACTGGTAACGGAGCTCATAATCATGAAGGTCATAAAACCGTGagtagcagtagtagtagCAACAACAATATAAATGGAACTGGTAAACGGGACAAGTTCGGTCATCAAGATCAAACAGAGTCAACAGATGATAATCAAAACTCAAGTAAAACACATCTGGTCTTTCGCTGTCAGTTAGCACATGGTAGTCCAACGGGATTTATATCGGGTTTTAAAAATGTACGTGAACTTTATCAGAAAATAGCTGAGTGCTACGATATACCGACAAGTGAA attCTTTTCTGTACACTGAATACCCCCAAGGTCGAGATGTCTGAATTATTGGGCGGACAAATAGGATTAGATGATTTTATATTTGCTCAtcgaaaaa gTCGACCGAAAGAAATCGAATTGATAAAAACAGAAGACGCATTAGGATTAACGATTACTGATAATGGAGCCGGTTACGCGTTTATAAAACGAATAAAAGAAGGCtcagtaattgataaaattaaagtaatacAAGTAGGTGATCATATAGAGCGAATAAACTCTGAAAATTTAGTTGGTAGACGACATTATGAAGTTGCTAAAATGTTAAAAGAGATACCTAAGGGCTCTACATTTACTTTGAGATTAATAGAACCTCAAAGAAGTGGATTTGGTAGTATTGGACCTAGAGGTGATAtcaaaaaaggtaaaaaatcTGGATATGGCTCTGGAAAAGAAACACTGAGGTTTAAAGCTGATGGCAGTACTCAAATTCAacag gTTGATGATTCATCAACAATTGgggttgaaaaaataaatgacattcTTGAAAGTTTTATGggtataaatgataatgaattaGCAACACAAATTTGGGAATTATCTGAGGGAAAGTCCAATAGTATGGATTTTGCAGAAGCTATTGATAATTCTGATCTAGAAGCTTTTGGCTTTAGTGATGATTTTGTTATTGAGTTGTGGGGTGCAATTACAGATGCAAGAAGTGGTcgtttttga